GTGGACCTGCCGAACACGGACACCAAGGGCAGCAGAAAGACCAAGACCCGCGGCGGCAAGAGCGGCATCGGCGGCGGCGTCGCCTCGTTCGTGGGCGACCTGGCGTTCGACGCCCTGTCCAACGTGGATTGGGGCAAGGAGTTCAAGGCCAGCGGCGCCGCCAGCAAGATCGGGTCGGTGCTGGGCAAGGTCGGCAAGGGCGGCATCATCGCCACGATCGCCGGTTTCCTCGCCGACCCGATCGGTGACGCCATCGCCGGCGGCAACAACAAAGGCATCGAGTCGGCGCTCGGCAACGCGTTGAAGGAGGGCACGGCCGGGGCCGGGATCGGGGCGCTGGTCGGGTCGATCGTGCCCGGCATCGGCACCGCCATCGGCGGCGCGATAGGCGCCGCGCTGGGCGGGGTGAAGGGCGGTATCGAGGGGTTTTTCGGGGAGCGGCTGACCGGGGCCGGGGTCAAGAACGCGTTCAGCCTCGACGGCATCGCGAACATGTTGAAGGAGGCCGGGCGGCTGTTCGGCGGGGCCGGCCTGTCCATTCAGGAGAAATGGGCGAATCTGTGGCAGGGCCTGGACAAGGGCACCGAAGCCGGGTCGGCGGGCCTGTCGCAGCGGCTGGGGGGCTTCCTCGACGTCACGAACGGGAAATTCGTCAGCTTGGCAAAGGGGGCGCCGAAGAACATCCAGGCGATGTGGGCGTCCATCAAGCGTGATCTTGACGCGGGGATCTCTCCCAGCCAGGAGAAGATCGATGCGTTCGTGCGGGCCGGCGGCGCGGAGTTCCTCAAGTTGGGCAAGAACGCGCCGGAGAACCTGAAGGAGGGCTGGCGTCAGGTCCAGCTCGGGATCGACACCTTCACAGGGGTGGCCGCGAACAAGCTGGGCGTCTTCGCCAACTCGGCGTCCGGCAAGTTTCTGCAGCTGAAGAAGGACGCGCCGGCGCACGTGCAGTCGATGTGGTCCGACATTCAGGCCAAGATCGCTTCCGGGCAGCCGGTGCCGCAGAAGTTGATCGATGACTTCATCGCCAAGGGCGGCGCGGGCTTTTTGAAGCTGCGGCAGGACAGCCCGCAGGCGGTGCGCGACGCGCTGGCGGACATCAACCGTGATCTCGGCACGGGGCTGGCGCAGGCCTCGCTCAAGCTCGGCTCGTTCGTGCAGGACGGGAACGGCAAGTTCCTCAAGCTCAAGACGGACGCGCCCAAGAGTGTGCAGGACATGTGGGCCGGCATCAAGGCCAAGATCGACGCAGGGAAGCCCGTCAGCCAGAAGGAGATCGACGCGTTTGTGCAGGCAGGCGGCGCATCCTTCCTCAAACTGGGCAAAGACGCGCCAGCCGCCACAAAAAAGACATGGCAGGACATTTCGGCGGGCGTGAATCCCGGGCTCGCGCCAGCGAAAAAGGCCGTCGCCGACACCGCAGCCGAGATGCAGAAGTCTTTCGGCACCGCGAAATCCGGCATCCAAAAGGTGTGGGAGGCCCTGCCGGACGCGATCAAGAAGCCGCTGGCGTGGATCGTCAACACCGGCTACAACAAGATCGCCGACATGTGGAACGCGATCGCCGGCGCGGTCGACTTCCCCAAGCTGCCGAAGCTGTCCTTCGCCACCGGCGGCGTGGTCCCGGCGGGCGGGTACGGAGTTCAGCCGGGCTACTCCCCCGGCCGGGACACGATGCTCGCCGCCGTCAGCCCGGGTGAGGCGTGGCTGCGGCCGGAGCTCGCGCGGGCGCTCGGCGGCCGGTGGGTGGATGGCGCGAACCGGGCCGCCCGCACCGGTGGTGTCGCGGGGGCGGCCCGGTTCGTGGCCGGCGGCTACGGCTTCGCCAAGGGCGGCACCGTGGGCGGCGGCAGTACGGCATCGGGGAAGGCCGGCGGCAAGAAGAAGGAGCAGACACCGCTGGAGAAGATCCTCGCCACGGTGTCGGCGAGTGTGCGGGCGCTGTTCGCGGACGGGCTCGGCGCGGGTGCCCGCAAGGCGCTCACCCCGATCAAGAACGCCATCAGTTCGGCTGTCGGTACCCGGACCCAGATGCAGCAGCTCCTGGGGCGGATCCCGGCCCACTTCATCGACCAGGTGATCGCGAAGTTCGACGCCAAGGACAGCGAGCTGAACCGGGACCGGGGCGGGGTGCTGCCGCCCGGCCGTTCCCGGGTGCACAACGGGACGGGCCGGGACGAGTGGGTGCTCACCCCCGCCGCGGTGGCGGCGCTGGGCGGGCCGCGCGCGGTGCAGCGGCTCAACGAGGGCGGGGCAGCCGCGCTGTACCGGTCGTCCCGGGCCGGGGCGCGGCCGGTGCGGGTGGAGCGGCGCGGCGACGCCGGCGGCGACCGGATCGTCAACGTCTACCCGCAGCCCGGCCAGTCGGAATTCGAGATCGGGCGGGCGGCCGGACGTCGTGTCGGCGCCGAAGTGTACTGAGAGGGCGGACGATGACGAACCGGGTCGCGGCGACCTACGACGGCAGCAGCTACAGCGGCGGCGCGCACACCATCAGCTTCGACAAGGCGCAGCCGGGCGCGCGGCTGATCCTGGTGGTGTCCTCCTGGCAGGTGCTGAGCATGGTGCCGGCCGGGTGGACGCAGGATCGGTTCTCCTCCGGCTACAGCTACGTGTACGTGCTGTCCAAGGTCGCCGCCGGCACCGAGACGTCGGTGTCGCTGCTGGTGGCCGACGAGCGGGTGCACGCGATCCTGTACGAGCGGGACGACGCCCAGCAGCGGCTGTTCGCCACCTCCGCGACCACCAGCACCGCCTCCGCGCAGACGCCGAACGTGACGATCCCCGCGGGCGCGACCGGGTTCGTCGTCGCGGGCCTGAACACGCCGCTGGGCAGCGTCGCCGGCGCGACCTGGGATCAGGGGTTGGCCACGACGTACAGCGCGGACGCCGACGACTCCTGCAGCGTGTTCGCGGCCGGGCCGCTGCCCGCGGCCGGGACACGACGCTTCAGCGCAGGCAACCTGCCTGCGGGTGAGAGCGTCACGGTGGTCGCGGTGGTCGGGTACGGCCTCACCGACGTCCAGGCGCCGACCGTGCCGGGTAACCTGCGCGCGACCAGCATCAGCGGCGCCGCGGTGTCGGTCGAGTGGGACCCCTCGACCGACAACATCGGCATGGCCGGGTACGGCGTCTACCTGGGCGGTGTCAAGCAGGGGGCGGATCAGGCCGGCACCTCGCACACCTTCGGCGGGCTGGTCGCGGGGCAGACGTACACGCTTGAGGTCGACGCCGTCGACGTGGTCGGCAACCGGTCCGCGCGGGCGCAGATCGTGGTGCTGGCCGAGACCGACGTCACCCCGCCGTCGACGCCGCCGAACCTGCGGCTGGTGGGGGCCACCCTGACGACGGTGGAGGTGGCGTGGGACGCCTCCAGCGACAGCGTGGGCGTGGCCGGGTACGGCATCTACCTGGACGGCGCCAAGCAGGGCGGCGACCAGGCGGGCCGCACCTACCTGTTCTCGCGGCTGGCGCGCGGCACCACGTATCTGGTGGAGGTGGACGCGGGCGACTCCTCCGGCAACCGGTCCGCGCGGGCCGGGCTGCAGGTGGAGACGCTGGCCGGGGCCGACCCGTCCGAGCCGATCGGGCTGACCGCCACTCCCGGGGAGGAGCAGATCACGCTCGCGTGGGGCGCGGCCGAGCCGGGAGGGCTGCCGATCGTCCGCTACGAGGTGCTGCTGGACGGGCAGCTCGTGGCGAGCACCAGCGGGTTCGGGTACATCGTGGAGGACCTGGAGGCGGGCGGCGTCCACGAGGTGGGGGTTCGGGCGGTCGACGCCGGCGCGGCGCGCGGCCCGGCCGCCACGGTGACGGTGCGGTTGCCGCCGGCGTCGTGGACGGCGTTGGCGACGCCCACGTTCCGGCTCGGGTCGTGGGTGGGCAACGCGCGCGACAGCGCCGGCGTGGACTGGGTGGTCAAGGACGAGGAGGGCTGGTCGGCCGGGCCCGACGCGCTCACCCTGTCCGCCGACTCGGACTCGGGCGATGGCGGGTTCTCCGGGGCGGGCCGGTACGGCGGCCGGGCGGTGATCCTTTCAGGTGTCGCGGTCGCCCCCTCCCGGGCGGCGATGCTGGCGGCGCAGGACCGGCTCACCGCCGAGCTGTTCCCGGCCGCGTCGACGGTCCTGCGAGTCGGCGAGGGGCACCTGACGCGGCAGTCCCGGGTCCGGGTGACCAGCGCGGTGGAGATCACCGACCAGGGCAGCCGTGTCTTCTCCTGGACGGTGACGGTCAGGGCGGCGGATCCGCGCCGGTACGCGACCCGGCCCGTGCACGCCGAGGTGGAGTTCGCGCCCGCGCAGACGACCGGCGCCGCCACGATCACGCTGGCGGGCGACTACCCGGCCATCCCGGGCCGGCTGCGGCTGATCGGGCCGGTGGCCGATCCGGTGATCCGGCACGAGGAGCTCGGGCTTCAGATCGTGTGCAAGCCGGGCACGGTGCTGCCCACGAGCGAGTACGAGATCACGATCGACCTGGCCACGCGGGCGGTGTGGGCGATCGTGCCTGCCGTGGTGTGGCCGGAGCCGCGGCCCGGCCGCAAGCTGCTGCAGGTGTTCCCGGCCCGGTTCGCGTTCCAGCGGGGCCCGAACACGATCCGGCTGTCCGGCGGCCTGGTGGCCGGGCAGGAGGACGTGGGGCCGCGGCTGACGCTCGACACGACCGACGCGTGGATCTGACGGTAGCCGCCGATTCGGTCATTCTGCCTGCGCTTCTGCACGGCCACGTCACGGGGGGCAAGAGGTGGCGAATCGGGTCGCGGCCACGTATGCGCAGGCCACGGCAAGGACCACGCACACGATCAGTTTCACCGCGCCGGCTGCGGGCAGCCGCCTGATCCTGCTGATCTCCAGCTACAACACCGTGTCGAGCGTCATGACCGGCGCGCAGGCGTGGACGCAGGACGTCGGGTTCATCCCGTGGAACTCGCTGTATGTCTACTCGCGGATCGCGACCGGGACGGAGACGACGGTCACCATCACCGTGGCCAGTTCTGATGCGCGGGTCCACGCGGTGCTGCACGAACGCGACGACTGCCCGACCAAGCTGTTTCAGCAGACGATCGCCGTTCCCGTGGCCGCGACGACGATCTCCGCGACCGCGACCGTGCCCGCCGGCGCGGCCGGGCGGGTCTTCACCGTCCTGAACACCAGTGACGGGTCGAACCCGACAGGCGTCACCTACAACCAGGGGTTGGTCAGCAGTTTCACCGCGGCCGGGACCGGCAGCGGGTCGGCGTTCGCGACGGGCGCCATGCCGGCGGCCGGGTCGCGCACGTGGACGGCCAACAACATCACCGCCAGCGAAGAAAACGGCGGCTGGGTGGTGATCGGGTACGGCGTCACCGATGCGCAGGCGCCGACGACGCCGGCGAACCTGCGCACCACGGCGGTGGCCGGGACCAGCGTCGGCGTGGCGTGGGACGCCTCCAGCGACAACGTCGGCGTGACGGGGTACGGCGTCTACCTGGGCGGTGTCAAGCAGGGCGCGGACCAGGCGGGGCTGACCGCGACCCTGTCGGGGCTGATCGCGGGGCAGACGTACACGGTCCAGGTCGACGCCGTCGACGCCGCCGGGAACCGGTCGGCCAAGGCCAGCTTGCAGGTGACGACGGACGGGACGCCTCCCTCGGTGCCGGGGAACCTGCGGGTGACGGCGGTGTCGAACACGCAGGTGTCGGTGGCGTGGGACGCCTCCAGCGACAACATCGGCGTGGCCGGGTACGGCGTCTACCTCGACGGGGCCAAGCAGGGCGGCGACCAGGCGGGACTGGGGCGCACCTTCACCGGGTTGACGCCTGGCCAGTCCTATCTGGTGCAGGTCGACGCCGTCGACGCGGCAGGCAACCGGTCGGGCAAGGCGTCGGTGACGGCCACGCCGGAAGTGGACACGCAGCCGCCGTCCGCGCCGCCGAACCTGCACCTCACCGCGGGCGGCCCCTACGGGTTCACCAGCGTGGACGCCGGTGCGGCCGGGGCACTGAGGGTCGGCGGGCAGGCCGGTGCCGTGCTTCATACGGTGCTTGCACTCGGTGTCGTCCTGGTGGACGGGCTTGACGGGGGCGCGGTGGCGGACGGGCTTGGGGTCAGTCACGGCAGTCCTTCGGGTGGTCGGGGTTGGGGCAGGTTTCCCATCCGGCGCGGACGCGGAGGGTGTGGACGAGCGGGGTGTCGAGCAGCCACGCGGCAGGGTCGTCGGCCATGGCGGCGTGCTCGCGGTCCATGGAGGGGGCGACGGACTCGTACGCGGTGGCGCTGTGCGGCAGGGGGATGCGGTGCAGTTCGAGCGCGGCCCAGCCGACGATCGCGGCGGCGTTGCGATGCATCCACCGCAGGACGACTTGGCAGTGACCAGCCGACATGCCGCCGTTGATGCGGTATTCGGTGCCCGTGCCGTCGATCCACATGTCTGCCTGATGGAGGCGGCTGTACCAGTTCACAGGGGCTCCCGGTTGGGCCGCCCCTGCCTCCCGGGGGTTCACAGGGGCAGGGGCGGGGTCGTGGTCAGGCGTCGCGGAGGCAGGCCAGGAGGCGTTCGTTGGACCGGTTCCGCGCGATGTGCGTCAGGGCGGCGGTGAGCACGCCCAGCACGATGTGATCCGGAGTCGAGTCGGTGAACTTGAGCTCCCAGGCGCTGTACGCGTCGCCGATCAGCGCGGGGTGCAGGGTGCCGCCCCACTGGGTGGCCCACCGGGCGGTCGTCTCTTCGGCCCAGGCGGGGGTGACGACTTCGGCGATCGTGATGGTGCCGGTGTCGATGTTGATCGCGTAGTGGATGCCGTCCCGGTGGGAGACCCGCACCTGGTAGTCGTCGATGCTGTACTCCGGCGCGGTGAAGCCGAGACGGGCCAGTTCGTCGGTGAAGTGGTTCCGGTAGGCGTTCGCCATAGTGATTCCTCCTGGTCTCCCGTTCAGGGCCGCAATCCCTGAACCGATGCTCAAATATTACAAGCTATTTATTGCCGGTGTCCAGGGTGCCGGGCGGCCGGTGAAGCAGCACTTCCAGAGCGGCGATTTCGTCGCCGTCCGGGCCTTCCTGCTCGACCAGCAGCGCGAGCACCGCCAGATCGTTCGGCGGGATGACGGCGGCGCGGCCGGCGCGCACGGCGTCCGGGAGCGGCGCGAGGATGCCGGTGATCGTGGCCAGCCTGGCGCGCAGCCGCAGGTTCTCGGCACGCTCCCGCTCGACGTGACGGCGGGCGTCGCACCACAGCGCCAGCAGCACGGACAGCCCGGCCGCCACAGCGATCGTCAGGAGCGCCGGCCACGGCCCGGTCACGGCCAACCCCGGTGTCGGTGAGGTCTCACGACAGCGGTGTGTAACTCATCGCGGCGCTTACGTCTCGGCAGGCCGGACGGCTGCCAGGACGTTAGCCGCGGATCCCCCTACTGTGCGCGGTCGGGTCCCCAACCCATCGCGCCCCCTCCCCGGGAGGGCGGCGCCGGCGGACGTTGGAGGGGGACCCACGTGGGTGCCGAGAACGTTTTTGTCCCACAGGTGCAGCGGGTCTGGCTGGCGCCGGTCGGCACCACCGCACCCGAGGGGCCGACGATCGCGATGCCGACCGGCTGGTACGACATCGGCCTGTTCACCCCGGACTCGCTCAACTGGGCGACCGACCCGCAGTTCGAGGAGGCTCGGGCCGCGCAGTCGAACTTCCCGGTGCGGCGGTGGCAGACCGAGGACGCGGCCACGCTGGAGGTGGACCTGCTGGAGTGGTCGCTGAATTCGTTCCGCGCGGTCTACGGTGGCGGCACGATCGAGGAGGTCACCCCGACCGGTGACCCGACCCCGCCGTCGTACTTCAAGTTCACCCCGCCCGCGATCGGCTCCCGGACGGAGGTGGCGGCGTGCCTGGAGCTCGGCGACGGCCTCAAGCGCCTGCGGCGGATCATCCCCCGCTGTGAGCAGGCCGAGGGTGTGGAGCAGGGGTTCGACCGGGCGGCCGCCTCGACGTTGCCGCTCCGTCTGTCCGTCCTGGGAAGCGATGTGGGCGCCCCGTACTACGACCTCATCTCGGGGACCTGGGCGGCGTTCGATCCGCCCACCGGCCCCTAACCAGGTGCACCAGGGACGCCCCCGGGCCCGTGCGGGCCCGGGGGCGTCCCGCTGCCCGGGGACGTAAACGCGCTGCCCGGCTACCTTCCGCCGCGCAACCCGCCACACGGACCGTCAGGGGGCACGGGGATGGATCTCGACGCAGCGCGCAGGGCCAGAGCGGCGAAGAAGGGCGGCGCGGAACCGCTGATCATCGGCGGCGACACGATCGCCGTGTTGCCGGCGGAGTTCCCGCTGGACGTGCTGGAGCCGCTGATCACGGGGGTGGACCTCGACATCGCGCTGCTGGCGCGTTCGGTCGTGGACGCGATCCAGGCCGACAACCGCGCCGAGTCCGGGTCGGCGCTGATCAGCATGATCGTGGACATGGTGATCACGAACCCGGGCCTGCCGGCCGAGCTGCTGTCCGCGGCCAAGGAGATGCTGCGCCGGCTGATCGGGGCGGACGGCTACGACCGGTTCGTCTCGGAGCGGCCGTCCCGGGAGGACCTGGCGGAGTTCGTCAGGGGCCTGTTCGCCAAGTACGGGTGGGCGGATGCAGGTGATGTCCTGGG
This sequence is a window from Actinomadura luzonensis. Protein-coding genes within it:
- a CDS encoding phage tail tube protein, coding for MGAENVFVPQVQRVWLAPVGTTAPEGPTIAMPTGWYDIGLFTPDSLNWATDPQFEEARAAQSNFPVRRWQTEDAATLEVDLLEWSLNSFRAVYGGGTIEEVTPTGDPTPPSYFKFTPPAIGSRTEVAACLELGDGLKRLRRIIPRCEQAEGVEQGFDRAAASTLPLRLSVLGSDVGAPYYDLISGTWAAFDPPTGP
- a CDS encoding fibronectin type III domain-containing protein — translated: MANRVAATYAQATARTTHTISFTAPAAGSRLILLISSYNTVSSVMTGAQAWTQDVGFIPWNSLYVYSRIATGTETTVTITVASSDARVHAVLHERDDCPTKLFQQTIAVPVAATTISATATVPAGAAGRVFTVLNTSDGSNPTGVTYNQGLVSSFTAAGTGSGSAFATGAMPAAGSRTWTANNITASEENGGWVVIGYGVTDAQAPTTPANLRTTAVAGTSVGVAWDASSDNVGVTGYGVYLGGVKQGADQAGLTATLSGLIAGQTYTVQVDAVDAAGNRSAKASLQVTTDGTPPSVPGNLRVTAVSNTQVSVAWDASSDNIGVAGYGVYLDGAKQGGDQAGLGRTFTGLTPGQSYLVQVDAVDAAGNRSGKASVTATPEVDTQPPSAPPNLHLTAGGPYGFTSVDAGAAGALRVGGQAGAVLHTVLALGVVLVDGLDGGAVADGLGVSHGSPSGGRGWGRFPIRRGRGGCGRAGCRAATRQGRRPWRRARGPWRGRRTRTRWRCAAGGCGAVRARPSRRSRRRCDASTAGRLGSDQPTCRR
- a CDS encoding fibronectin type III domain-containing protein; the protein is MTNRVAATYDGSSYSGGAHTISFDKAQPGARLILVVSSWQVLSMVPAGWTQDRFSSGYSYVYVLSKVAAGTETSVSLLVADERVHAILYERDDAQQRLFATSATTSTASAQTPNVTIPAGATGFVVAGLNTPLGSVAGATWDQGLATTYSADADDSCSVFAAGPLPAAGTRRFSAGNLPAGESVTVVAVVGYGLTDVQAPTVPGNLRATSISGAAVSVEWDPSTDNIGMAGYGVYLGGVKQGADQAGTSHTFGGLVAGQTYTLEVDAVDVVGNRSARAQIVVLAETDVTPPSTPPNLRLVGATLTTVEVAWDASSDSVGVAGYGIYLDGAKQGGDQAGRTYLFSRLARGTTYLVEVDAGDSSGNRSARAGLQVETLAGADPSEPIGLTATPGEEQITLAWGAAEPGGLPIVRYEVLLDGQLVASTSGFGYIVEDLEAGGVHEVGVRAVDAGAARGPAATVTVRLPPASWTALATPTFRLGSWVGNARDSAGVDWVVKDEEGWSAGPDALTLSADSDSGDGGFSGAGRYGGRAVILSGVAVAPSRAAMLAAQDRLTAELFPAASTVLRVGEGHLTRQSRVRVTSAVEITDQGSRVFSWTVTVRAADPRRYATRPVHAEVEFAPAQTTGAATITLAGDYPAIPGRLRLIGPVADPVIRHEELGLQIVCKPGTVLPTSEYEITIDLATRAVWAIVPAVVWPEPRPGRKLLQVFPARFAFQRGPNTIRLSGGLVAGQEDVGPRLTLDTTDAWI